One genomic region from Peromyscus eremicus chromosome 20, PerEre_H2_v1, whole genome shotgun sequence encodes:
- the LOC131896494 gene encoding palmitoyltransferase ZDHHC3-like, which produces MLSWVQKRSTSEHRAGLESPPKGPERRCWFVWDPLGILFAMATWVLVLSSAWFLVRDLLVPSNNILYAVTNGVVFHLLALLALMSHLRTMLTDPGSVPLGNPPGPDTVSYCFLCLSAVPERAYHCMVCERCIRKNDHHCPWVNNCVGEDNQKYFLLFTLYIGLISTHILLLLGIPILLSHARGEWDSSSTVSPPGSILFLFLVALMGFLFALVMLCGQMCTIYTNKTTTEMLYQNKHSQGRQSMWANMKAICGSRVSLAWLSPFHSPKRHKAREHHKAREHHKAREHQDPA; this is translated from the coding sequence ATGCTTTCATGGGTCCAAAAACGTAGCACTTCCGAGCACAGGGCCGGGCTTGAGAGCCCACCGAAGGGTCCCGAGCGTCGCTGCTGGTTCGTGTGGGACCCCCTGGGCATCCTATTTGCCATGGCCACGTGGGTGCTGGTGCTGAGCTCTGCGTGGTTCCTGGTCCGGGACCTGCTCGTACCATCTAACAACATACTCTATGCTGTGACCAACGGTGTGGTCTTCCATCTGCTGGCCCTCCTGGCGCTCATGTCACACCTACGCACTATGCTGACCGACCCGGGCTCTGTGCCCTTGGGAAACCCACCCGGGCCTGACACGGTGTCCTACTGTTTCCTCTGCCTGAGTGCCGTACCAGAGAGGGCTTACCACTGCATGGTGTGCGAACGCTGCATTCGCAAAAACGACCACCACTGCCCCTGGGTCAACAACTGCGTGGGTGAAGACAACCAGAAATACTTCTTGCTCTTCACTCTGTACATTGGGCTTATCTCAACCCACATTCTGCTCCTGCTGGGCATCCCTATCCTGCTCAGCCACGCCCGGGGCGAGTGGGATTCCAGCAGCACTGTgtccccacctggctccatcctcttcctcttcctagtGGCCTTGATGGGCTTCCTCTTTGCCTTGGTGATGCTCTGCGGCCAGATGTGTACCATCtacacaaacaaaaccacaaccgAGATGCTGTACCAGAACAAGCACTCACAGGGCAGACAGTCCATGTGGGCAAATATGAAGGCCATTTGCGGCTCCCGAGTCTCCCTAGCCTGGCTCAGTCCTTTTCATTCCCCAAAACGTCACAAAGCGAGGGAGCACCACAAAGCAAGGGAACACCACAAAGCAAGGGAGCACCAGGATCCGGCCTAA